GTTTTTCGACATATAATAACGACCAATAATTTCATCTGTCACTATCGCATCCACACGACCAGCTTCTAAATCCATTAACGCTGAAATACAATCAGGATATTTTTTCACTTCTTTAATAGATTTTTTCAAAGCTTCATCAGTCGCTAATGTTTCATCAGCAGTACTGCCTTCTTGTACCCCCACTTTTTTGCCAGCTAAATCAGCTACTGCTTTAATCGGCGAATTAGGGTTTACAAATATTAATTGTTTACTATCCATATAAGGATCGCTGAATAAAATATTTTCTTTTCTCTTTTCCGTAATATCTAGCCCATTCCACAAAATATCAATACGACCACTACTAAGTTCAACTTCTTTACTGCTCCAATCGATTGGTCTAAATTCAACTTCACGTCCTAATCTTTTAGAAGCTTCTTTTGCTAAATCAATATCAAATCCAATAATTTCATTGTTATCACCAATAAAACCCATTGGCGGGAAATTGTCATCTAAGCCCACAATAATTTTCTTATCAGTTTTCCCTTGTTGATTATTACCACACCCTGTTAGAACCACCATCGACATTACTAAAATTAGTGCTAACGAAAATATTTTTTTCATTGCCTTACCTCCGTAATTTAAATTCTATTTTTAATTATAATATAGCTAATATTTTTTTACAATATCAGCTATTATCCTTAGCCCCTTTTTTATTTCTGTCGGTTGTGCTAAGGCAAAGCTTATGCGTAAATACCGATCCACTGCTTGGCGCACAAAAAAAGGCGTCCCTGCTGTTA
This genomic window from Negativicutes bacterium contains:
- a CDS encoding amino acid ABC transporter substrate-binding protein, which gives rise to MKKIFSLALILVMSMVVLTGCGNNQQGKTDKKIIVGLDDNFPPMGFIGDNNEIIGFDIDLAKEASKRLGREVEFRPIDWSSKEVELSSGRIDILWNGLDITEKRKENILFSDPYMDSKQLIFVNPNSPIKAVADLAGKKVGVQEGSTADETLATDEALKKSIKEVKKYPDCISALMDLEAGRVDAIVTDEIIGRYYMSKNKESFVVLEEPVGPVGTFGIGFRKDDQKLRDDVQKVINEMKKDGTASKISMKWFNKDIIK